The Pseudomonas wenzhouensis genome has a segment encoding these proteins:
- a CDS encoding LemA family protein codes for MTLTAVIVLVVLVLLGAYAVSLYNGLVRLKHGVSKAWSNIDVLLKQRHDELPKLVETCKQYMQYEGATLERVIAARSAVASAREQQDVGALGKAESGLRAGLGQLFALAENYPELKANDSFQHLQQRISGLENGIADRRELYNEAVNLNNVRIEQFPDVIVARLFNFQAAELLVFSDAEKADVDLKSLFS; via the coding sequence ATGACCCTGACCGCCGTGATCGTCCTCGTTGTCCTCGTCCTGCTCGGCGCCTACGCGGTGTCCCTGTACAACGGCCTGGTGCGCCTCAAACATGGGGTGAGCAAGGCCTGGTCGAACATCGATGTGCTGCTCAAGCAGCGTCATGATGAACTGCCCAAACTGGTGGAAACCTGCAAGCAGTACATGCAGTACGAAGGCGCTACCCTGGAGCGGGTGATCGCGGCCCGCAGCGCCGTGGCCAGTGCCCGTGAACAGCAGGATGTCGGCGCTCTGGGCAAGGCCGAGAGCGGGTTGCGCGCCGGCCTCGGTCAGCTCTTCGCGCTGGCCGAGAATTACCCTGAGCTGAAGGCCAACGACAGCTTCCAGCACCTGCAGCAGCGCATCAGCGGGCTGGAAAATGGCATCGCCGACCGCCGCGAGCTGTACAACGAGGCGGTCAACCTCAACAACGTGCGCATCGAGCAGTTCCCCGACGTGATCGTCGCGCGCCTGTTCAACTTCCAGGCTGCCGAGTTGCTGGTGTTCAGCGATGCAGAAAAGGCTGATGTGGATCTGAAGTCGCTGTTCAGCTGA
- a CDS encoding imelysin family protein — translation MIRMPLASASLLAIAISLAGCGEDKAPATQAAAPAAATESAAPTAAQVDEAAAKAVVNHYADLALAVFSDAASTGKALQAAVDALLADPSEATLKAARQAWLAARIPYMQTEVFRFGNPVVDEWEGQLNAWPLDEGLIDYVADDYQHALGNPGAQANIIANTEIQVGEDKIDVSEITGELLASLNELGGSEANVATGYHAIEFLLWGQDLNGTNPGAGERPYTDYVVGEGATGGHNERRRAFLKAATDLLVSDLNDMVEQWKDGVAGNYRSELVADSAENGLRKMLFGMGSLSLGELAGERMKVALEANSTEDEHDCFSDNTHNSHFYNGKGIRNVYLGEYKKVDGSTLTGPSLSELVAKIDAQADATLKADLQETEAKLQALVDSAEKNNVHFDQLIAADNTEGQQLVRDAIAALVKQTGAIEQAAGKLGIGDLNPDTADHQF, via the coding sequence ATGATTCGTATGCCCCTGGCCTCCGCCAGCCTGCTGGCCATCGCCATTTCTCTCGCTGGTTGCGGCGAAGACAAAGCCCCTGCCACCCAGGCTGCCGCGCCTGCCGCCGCCACCGAGAGCGCGGCTCCGACCGCAGCCCAAGTCGACGAAGCAGCGGCGAAGGCCGTGGTCAACCATTATGCCGACCTGGCTCTGGCCGTATTCAGCGACGCTGCCAGCACCGGCAAGGCGCTGCAGGCTGCCGTCGATGCGCTGCTCGCCGATCCTAGCGAAGCGACCCTGAAAGCCGCCCGCCAAGCCTGGCTGGCCGCGCGCATTCCCTACATGCAGACCGAAGTGTTCCGTTTCGGTAACCCGGTGGTCGACGAGTGGGAAGGCCAACTCAATGCCTGGCCGCTGGACGAAGGCCTGATCGACTACGTCGCCGACGACTACCAGCATGCCCTGGGTAACCCCGGCGCACAGGCCAACATCATCGCCAACACCGAGATTCAGGTCGGCGAAGACAAGATCGACGTCAGCGAGATCACCGGCGAGCTGCTGGCCAGCCTGAACGAGCTTGGCGGCTCCGAAGCCAACGTCGCCACGGGTTACCACGCCATCGAATTCCTGCTCTGGGGCCAGGATCTGAACGGCACCAACCCAGGCGCCGGCGAGCGCCCCTACACCGATTACGTGGTGGGTGAAGGCGCTACCGGTGGTCACAACGAGCGTCGCCGCGCGTTCCTCAAGGCCGCCACCGACCTGCTGGTCAGCGACCTGAACGACATGGTCGAACAGTGGAAAGACGGCGTGGCAGGCAACTACCGCAGCGAACTGGTCGCCGACTCCGCCGAGAATGGCCTGCGCAAGATGCTGTTCGGCATGGGCAGCCTGTCGCTCGGCGAACTGGCTGGCGAGCGCATGAAGGTCGCGCTGGAAGCCAACTCCACCGAAGACGAGCACGACTGCTTCAGCGACAACACCCACAACTCGCACTTCTACAACGGCAAAGGCATTCGCAACGTCTACCTGGGCGAGTACAAGAAGGTCGACGGCAGCACCCTGACCGGCCCGAGCCTGTCCGAGCTGGTGGCCAAGATCGATGCCCAGGCCGATGCCACCCTCAAGGCCGACCTGCAGGAAACCGAAGCCAAGCTGCAGGCGCTGGTCGATAGCGCCGAGAAGAACAACGTGCACTTCGACCAGCTGATTGCAGCCGACAACACCGAAGGCCAGCAACTGGTGCGTGACGCCATCGCTGCCTTGGTCAAGCAGACCGGCGCCATCGAGCAGGCTGCAGGCAAGCTGGGCATCGGCGACCTGAACCCGGACACCGCCGATCACCAATTCTGA
- a CDS encoding GNAT family N-acetyltransferase: MFKPQLVTLQRGALRLEPMADADIPALVALAEANREALLYMSGTQRLDWYRSALADLREQRALPFVIRLGDELVGTTRFADFMNSLPACEIGWTWLDRHQHGSGLNTSIKYLMLRHAFDHWGMVRVQLKTAASNLRAQRAIEKLGAVREGLLRNHRRLADGRLDDSVLYSITDHEWPALREAMEAGFGA; encoded by the coding sequence ATGTTCAAGCCGCAGTTGGTGACGTTGCAGCGTGGCGCTCTGCGCCTGGAACCCATGGCCGACGCAGACATTCCGGCGTTGGTCGCCTTGGCCGAAGCCAATCGTGAGGCGTTGTTGTACATGAGCGGCACGCAGCGACTGGACTGGTATCGCAGCGCCCTGGCCGATCTGCGCGAGCAGCGGGCCTTGCCTTTCGTCATTCGCCTGGGTGACGAACTGGTCGGAACCACTCGTTTCGCTGATTTCATGAATAGCCTGCCGGCCTGCGAAATCGGCTGGACCTGGCTCGACCGACATCAGCATGGCAGCGGCCTGAATACCAGTATCAAGTACCTGATGCTCAGGCATGCCTTCGATCATTGGGGCATGGTTCGCGTGCAACTGAAAACCGCCGCCAGCAACCTGCGCGCGCAGCGCGCCATCGAGAAACTGGGCGCGGTGCGCGAGGGGCTGCTGCGCAACCATCGCCGTCTGGCTGATGGCCGTCTCGACGACAGCGTGCTGTACAGCATCACCGACCACGAGTGGCCGGCGCTGCGCGAGGCGATGGAGGCAGGCTTCGGCGCCTGA